One Lacunisphaera limnophila DNA window includes the following coding sequences:
- a CDS encoding ATP-binding protein, whose product MASQPQVSGSSAGYHTLLGDDPLAVLTTVQQRVLRGMFWSIAAYSVVQLGLWHTRDQASRTLVSFVFEAVLLVGLAAQYLALKRLSIRGSGIIFVCWLGLINLLMWSTSGPQMASGIGLVCTVLAALFFINKRAGAAVVLSFGAYIVVHAVLVTRGVLPPYSFMAGHDPTLTALLRTGLYAFGVLAMGYAIFARIHHALFQALEQIAEERRRRTLADEARRKAEETMLANQHFEALGKLASGVAHDVNNALTAVLGNAELLKLSLPPGEEQVFAQDILKAAESAARTTRQLLNLNRSAVCQPVSTDPVAVATSVIRLLGRLIPDNIRLQLDGQSRQRILVDPADLQQALLNLLLNARDALPDGGVITLRVADREGAGPVISVSDNGQGIPADILPRIFEPFFTTKASGHGTGLGLAMVRTFAEEAGATATASNVPGSGASFELAFPSCTLPAEPAARPPRPEVTGQSILLVEEDADVRAVLERVLRRGGQLVTAVPDAAGARTQLASGATFALLCSDIRADAAQTTVLVHEFKAANPDAPVLLCSSGTEPAVAGGGLLARPGVELMRKPFAGTELLARVQKMLTASRPPIGG is encoded by the coding sequence GTGGCCAGCCAACCTCAGGTGTCCGGCAGCTCCGCGGGATATCACACCCTCCTCGGGGATGACCCGCTGGCCGTGCTGACGACGGTGCAGCAGCGCGTGCTGCGGGGCATGTTCTGGTCGATCGCCGCCTACAGCGTGGTGCAGCTGGGTCTGTGGCACACGCGGGACCAGGCCAGCCGCACGCTTGTTTCCTTCGTCTTCGAGGCCGTGCTGCTGGTCGGCCTCGCCGCGCAATACCTCGCGCTCAAACGCCTGTCGATTCGCGGCAGCGGTATCATCTTTGTCTGCTGGCTCGGCCTGATCAACCTGCTGATGTGGTCCACCTCGGGTCCGCAAATGGCCAGTGGCATCGGCCTGGTCTGCACCGTGCTCGCGGCGTTGTTCTTCATCAACAAGCGGGCCGGCGCCGCCGTGGTCCTCAGCTTCGGCGCGTATATCGTGGTGCACGCGGTGCTCGTCACGCGCGGGGTGCTGCCCCCCTATTCGTTCATGGCGGGCCATGACCCCACGCTCACCGCGCTGTTGCGGACCGGACTATACGCCTTCGGGGTCCTTGCCATGGGCTACGCCATCTTCGCCCGGATCCACCACGCCCTTTTCCAGGCGCTGGAGCAGATCGCCGAGGAACGCCGCCGCCGCACCCTCGCCGACGAGGCCCGACGCAAGGCGGAGGAAACCATGCTCGCCAACCAGCATTTTGAGGCGCTCGGCAAACTCGCCAGCGGTGTGGCCCACGACGTCAACAACGCCCTGACCGCCGTGCTCGGCAACGCCGAGTTGCTCAAGCTGAGCCTGCCGCCCGGCGAGGAACAGGTCTTTGCCCAGGACATCCTGAAGGCCGCCGAATCCGCCGCACGCACCACCCGCCAGCTACTCAATTTGAACCGGTCGGCGGTTTGCCAGCCGGTCAGCACCGATCCTGTCGCCGTCGCCACCTCCGTCATCCGGCTGCTCGGCCGGCTGATCCCGGACAACATCCGCCTGCAACTCGACGGCCAGAGCCGGCAGCGCATCCTGGTCGACCCCGCCGACCTGCAACAGGCGCTGCTCAACCTGCTGCTCAATGCCCGCGATGCCCTGCCGGACGGCGGGGTGATCACGCTGCGCGTGGCGGACCGGGAGGGGGCCGGCCCGGTGATCTCGGTCAGCGACAACGGCCAGGGCATCCCCGCCGACATCCTGCCGCGCATCTTCGAGCCGTTTTTCACCACCAAGGCCTCCGGCCACGGCACCGGCCTCGGCCTGGCCATGGTCCGGACTTTTGCCGAGGAGGCCGGGGCCACCGCCACCGCATCCAATGTGCCCGGGAGCGGGGCCAGCTTCGAACTGGCTTTCCCGTCCTGCACGCTCCCCGCGGAGCCCGCTGCGCGCCCGCCGCGGCCGGAGGTAACCGGCCAGTCCATCCTGTTGGTCGAGGAGGATGCGGACGTCCGGGCTGTGCTCGAGCGGGTGCTGCGGCGCGGGGGGCAGTTGGTCACCGCGGTCCCCGATGCCGCCGGCGCGCGGACGCAGCTGGCGAGTGGGGCGACTTTTGCGCTGTTGTGCAGCGACATCCGCGCTGATGCCGCGCAGACGACTGTCCTGGTCCATGAATTCAAGGCCGCCAACCCCGATGCGCCGGTGCTCCTGTGCTCCAGCGGTACCGAGCCGGCCGTCGCCGGTGGCGGTCTGCTCGCTCGGCCGGGCGTCGAGCTGATGCGCAAGCCCTTCGCCGGGACGGAACTGCTGGCCCGCGTGCAAAAAATGCTCACCGCCAGCCGTCCGCCCATCGGCGGCTAG
- a CDS encoding DUF1552 domain-containing protein, translating into MHTRRHSPLLRDQVASMSRRHFLKGLGACIALPTMTSLLPSRLLAATAAAQLATTATGAPLRTAFVFFPNGAIPDRWWPTGGQTDFALQGTLAPLESMRSHVQVLGGLEHANATAGNDGGGDHARGNSVFLTGVRINKSATDVRAGISIDQVIAKQVGHLTRFPSLELTADLNRRSADCDSGYSCAYQYNISWQSATTPMTPENNPRLVFERLFGAGAHGERAENTVRRMQERRSVLDFVMADAKNMQGRLALDDREKLDQYLTGIRDIEARIEKAERFGPGPDPVVATPTGIPATHVEYVQLMYDMMILAFQTDSTRVATFVLGHDGDNRSFSEIGITEGHHDLSHHQNNTERVEKVAQIDRWYVEQFGKFLAKMEAVKDVDGHSLLHNSRILYGSGNADGNRHTHDNLPLILAGGGGGQLRGGRYVNHGSQPLSNLFLDLADQAGVSGLERFGDSTARLGNV; encoded by the coding sequence ATGCACACCCGCCGCCATTCGCCCCTCCTTCGTGACCAAGTCGCCAGCATGAGCCGCCGCCATTTCCTGAAGGGTCTCGGGGCGTGCATCGCGCTGCCCACGATGACCTCGCTGCTGCCGTCCCGCCTGCTGGCGGCGACCGCCGCCGCCCAGTTGGCGACCACCGCCACCGGCGCGCCGCTGCGCACGGCCTTCGTGTTCTTCCCCAACGGCGCCATTCCCGACCGTTGGTGGCCGACGGGCGGCCAGACGGATTTCGCCCTCCAGGGCACGCTCGCCCCGCTCGAGAGCATGCGCTCGCACGTGCAGGTCCTCGGCGGCCTGGAACACGCCAACGCCACGGCCGGCAATGACGGCGGCGGCGACCACGCGCGCGGCAACAGCGTCTTCCTCACCGGCGTCCGCATCAACAAGAGCGCCACCGACGTGCGCGCCGGCATCTCGATCGACCAGGTCATCGCCAAGCAGGTCGGTCACCTCACGCGCTTCCCCTCGCTGGAGCTGACGGCCGACCTCAACCGCCGGTCCGCCGACTGCGATTCGGGTTATTCCTGCGCCTACCAGTACAACATTTCCTGGCAGTCGGCCACCACGCCGATGACGCCCGAGAACAACCCCCGCCTGGTCTTCGAGCGCCTCTTCGGCGCCGGCGCCCACGGCGAGCGCGCCGAAAACACCGTGCGCCGCATGCAGGAGCGCCGCTCCGTCCTGGATTTCGTGATGGCCGACGCCAAGAATATGCAGGGCCGGCTGGCCCTCGATGACCGGGAGAAGCTGGACCAGTACCTCACCGGCATCCGCGACATCGAGGCCCGGATCGAGAAGGCCGAGCGCTTCGGCCCCGGCCCCGACCCGGTCGTCGCCACGCCCACCGGCATCCCGGCCACCCACGTCGAGTACGTGCAGCTGATGTACGACATGATGATCCTGGCCTTCCAGACCGACTCGACCCGCGTCGCGACCTTCGTGCTCGGGCATGACGGCGACAACCGCTCCTTCAGCGAGATCGGCATCACCGAGGGCCACCACGACCTGTCGCACCACCAGAACAATACCGAGCGCGTCGAGAAGGTGGCCCAGATCGACCGCTGGTACGTGGAGCAGTTCGGCAAGTTCCTCGCGAAGATGGAGGCAGTGAAGGACGTGGACGGCCACTCGTTGCTGCACAATTCCCGCATTCTCTACGGCAGCGGCAATGCCGACGGCAACCGCCACACCCACGACAACCTGCCGCTGATCCTCGCGGGCGGCGGCGGCGGCCAGCTCCGTGGCGGCCGCTATGTGAACCACGGGTCGCAGCCGCTCTCCAACCTCTTCCTCGACCTGGCCGATCAGGCCGGCGTCAGCGGCCTCGAGCGCTTCGGCGATTCGACCGCCCGGCTGGGGAACGTTTAA